The Natrinema salifodinae genome includes a window with the following:
- a CDS encoding DUF5800 family protein, producing MTTLAFDDDGVDVVYEGTEFRLERDLVEEAVEKSYYDVTDHEVLKMVAEQPNLQGEPRRIGDILD from the coding sequence ATGACTACGCTCGCGTTCGACGACGACGGCGTCGACGTCGTCTACGAAGGCACCGAGTTCCGCCTCGAACGGGATCTCGTCGAGGAAGCCGTCGAGAAATCTTACTACGACGTAACCGACCACGAAGTGCTGAAGATGGTCGCCGAACAGCCGAACCTGCAGGGCGAGCCCCGTCGGATCGGCGACATTCTGGACTGA
- a CDS encoding HVO_2523 family zinc finger protein, which translates to MVETEPDEVADGGRPCPVCERPMSKRHCKYVCPQHGVVYDCSDTFWQ; encoded by the coding sequence ATGGTCGAGACCGAGCCGGACGAGGTTGCCGACGGCGGTCGCCCGTGTCCCGTCTGCGAGCGGCCGATGTCCAAACGCCACTGTAAGTACGTCTGTCCACAACACGGCGTCGTCTACGACTGTTCGGACACGTTCTGGCAGTAA
- a CDS encoding polymer-forming cytoskeletal protein codes for MAFSRDPLDELVVPDGTEAQERALVTDGDVLVGGRATVEFGVRGRNVLAGESAAFGGDIEADGDCRLDMWCDVAENVLVGQDAYIGERVHVGGKLKVAGDLDIGDDVEIEEGFEANGWIVIRNPMPTIVFLFVYLKHLLLIGEDDAAQRLVSELVEDDEDGEPEAEPLVIPRNATVGDDAWRVSTPATIGDNCRLHGNVRAETIDVGANCNIFGSLRARDDVTVGEGARIHGDLTTRDGDVEIASDARILGDVSCEDLELGPDAEIDGTIRAAGEITMGTTERDLE; via the coding sequence GTGGCCTTCAGTAGGGATCCGCTCGACGAACTCGTCGTTCCCGACGGAACGGAAGCCCAGGAACGTGCCCTCGTGACCGACGGGGATGTCCTCGTGGGCGGCCGCGCGACCGTCGAGTTCGGCGTCCGCGGCCGAAACGTGTTAGCCGGCGAGTCGGCCGCGTTCGGCGGCGACATCGAGGCCGACGGCGACTGCCGGCTCGACATGTGGTGTGACGTCGCGGAGAACGTCTTGGTCGGCCAGGACGCCTACATCGGCGAGCGCGTCCATGTCGGCGGCAAGCTGAAAGTCGCGGGCGACCTCGATATCGGCGACGACGTCGAGATCGAGGAGGGGTTCGAAGCCAACGGCTGGATCGTCATCCGGAACCCGATGCCGACGATCGTCTTCCTGTTCGTCTACCTCAAGCACCTCCTCCTGATCGGCGAGGACGACGCCGCCCAGCGGCTCGTCTCCGAACTCGTCGAGGACGACGAGGACGGCGAGCCCGAGGCGGAGCCGCTCGTGATCCCCCGAAACGCGACCGTCGGCGACGACGCCTGGCGCGTCTCGACGCCCGCGACGATCGGGGACAACTGCCGGCTCCACGGCAACGTCCGCGCGGAGACGATCGACGTCGGTGCGAACTGCAATATTTTCGGTAGCCTCCGGGCGCGCGACGACGTCACCGTCGGCGAGGGGGCCCGCATCCACGGCGATCTGACGACGCGCGACGGCGATGTCGAGATCGCAAGCGACGCCCGAATCCTCGGTGACGTCTCCTGCGAGGACCTCGAACTCGGTCCCGACGCCGAGATCGACGGGACGATCCGCGCCGCCGGCGAGATCACGATGGGGACGACCGAACGCGATCTGGAGTGA
- a CDS encoding TVP38/TMEM64 family protein: MSLSSVRTRALAGAIVASGMVAAGALVSPTTMLGTVDALAADPFLFGLVVTGLYLVRPLLAWPTTPLAVVIGYGFGVAIGVPIALAGVVVTVLPVFFAARWLAGGDAAGATDSTPSTEESTVGRLSGRSEPLARAGDAVARYYDAAGPLRGVTASRLAPIPSDVATCAAAVSGVGLRHLVLGTAIGELPWTVAAVVVGASAATVTSGGVGDLGIVLSLAGVVAAGLLLAGPAYRALRARGLSRTDGSGRSTDG, from the coding sequence ATGTCGTTGTCGTCGGTCCGAACGCGCGCACTCGCAGGGGCGATCGTCGCGAGCGGGATGGTCGCCGCGGGTGCGCTCGTTTCCCCGACGACGATGCTCGGAACCGTCGACGCCCTCGCCGCGGACCCGTTCCTGTTCGGCCTCGTCGTTACCGGGCTGTACCTCGTGCGACCGCTGCTCGCCTGGCCGACCACGCCGCTTGCGGTCGTCATCGGCTACGGCTTCGGCGTGGCGATCGGGGTTCCGATCGCGCTCGCCGGCGTCGTCGTCACCGTGCTGCCCGTCTTTTTCGCGGCTCGTTGGCTCGCTGGCGGCGACGCGGCCGGCGCTACCGACTCGACGCCCTCGACCGAAGAATCGACTGTGGGGCGGCTGAGCGGGCGCAGCGAACCGCTCGCGCGGGCCGGCGACGCCGTCGCGCGCTACTACGACGCGGCGGGGCCGCTCCGCGGCGTCACCGCCTCCCGACTCGCGCCGATCCCGTCGGACGTCGCGACGTGTGCCGCCGCGGTCAGCGGCGTCGGTCTCCGGCACCTGGTCCTCGGAACCGCGATCGGCGAACTCCCGTGGACGGTCGCCGCGGTCGTCGTCGGCGCCTCCGCCGCGACGGTCACGTCGGGCGGCGTCGGCGACCTCGGCATCGTACTTTCGCTCGCCGGCGTCGTCGCCGCCGGTCTGCTACTGGCCGGGCCCGCGTACCGCGCGCTCCGAGCGCGGGGTCTCTCACGAACGGACGGATCCGGTCGATCGACCGACGGGTGA
- the pstB gene encoding phosphate ABC transporter ATP-binding protein PstB has protein sequence MTQDAMTSPEAEQTDEQRTGTGPTPGTDGLADRTAESEAETVVDRTIIEARDLDVYYGDDQALQGIDMEIPEKQVTALIGPSGCGKSTFLRSINRMNDLIDIARVEGDLYFRGKNVYDEDVDPVALRRKIGMVFQSPNPFPKSIRENVAYGLKVQGKDENVDEKVRTALERAALLDEVEDQLDESGLDLSGGQQQRLCIARAIAPDPEVILMDEPASALDPVATSKIEDLIEDLSEEYTVVIVTHNMQQAARISDKTAVFLTGGELVEFDDTNKIFENPENDRVEDYITGKFG, from the coding sequence GACGAGCAGCGAACCGGTACCGGCCCCACGCCCGGAACCGACGGCCTCGCCGACCGGACCGCCGAGTCAGAAGCGGAGACGGTCGTCGACCGGACGATCATCGAGGCGCGCGACCTCGACGTCTACTACGGCGACGACCAGGCGCTGCAGGGGATCGACATGGAGATCCCCGAGAAGCAGGTGACGGCGCTCATCGGGCCGTCGGGCTGCGGGAAGTCGACATTCCTGCGCTCGATCAACCGGATGAACGACCTCATCGACATCGCTCGCGTCGAGGGCGACCTCTACTTCCGCGGGAAGAACGTCTACGACGAGGACGTCGATCCCGTCGCCCTGCGCCGGAAGATCGGGATGGTCTTCCAGTCGCCCAACCCCTTCCCCAAGAGCATCCGCGAGAACGTCGCCTACGGGCTGAAAGTCCAGGGGAAAGACGAGAACGTCGACGAGAAGGTCCGCACGGCCCTCGAACGGGCAGCGCTGCTCGACGAGGTCGAGGACCAACTCGACGAGAGCGGACTGGATCTCTCCGGCGGGCAGCAACAGCGGCTGTGTATCGCCCGCGCGATCGCGCCCGACCCGGAGGTTATCCTGATGGACGAACCGGCGTCGGCGCTGGACCCGGTCGCCACCTCGAAGATCGAGGACCTCATCGAGGACCTCTCCGAGGAGTACACGGTCGTCATCGTCACGCACAACATGCAGCAGGCGGCCCGCATCTCCGATAAGACGGCCGTCTTCCTCACCGGCGGCGAACTCGTCGAGTTCGACGATACGAACAAAATCTTCGAGAACCCCGAAAACGACCGCGTCGAGGACTACATCACCGGCAAGTTCGGATAG
- the trpE gene encoding anthranilate synthase component I, translated as MRESATATESPSFDIDRETFRDYAGASADREDEPVVVRTVATLDVETTPLSAYAALTGRADASDRERAPYAFLLESAEKTASSDPDGAFRPSAADAERHARYSYVGYDPEAVVTVESGDATVEALSDDAPLAAAETDGDGDGDTVDALRDAMPDVRLANVPDHDRQHLEGGLVGFLAYDAVYDLWLEEVGLERPDSRLPDAQFVLTTKTLTFDERDGTVSLVFTPVLEAGDDPDAAYDALCEEAAAVAATLRGAETPETGSFVREDEVAGPKDEYEESVRRAKEHVLDGDIYQGVISRTRELYGDVDPLGFYEAMRDVNPSPYMYLLDHGDLTVVGASPETLISVRGREVMSNPIAGTCDRGSSPVEDRRLAGEMLADGKERAEHTMLVDLARNDVRRVSEPGSVRVDEFMNVLKYSHVQHIESTVTGRLADDADAFDATRASFPAGTLSGAPKIRAMEIIDELEAEPRGLYGGGVGYYSWTGDADFAIVIRTATVENEGDWDRITVQAGAGLVADSDPTAEYEETEKKMGGVLAALEEIETTAGESTADGETEPTPEVSR; from the coding sequence ATGCGCGAATCAGCCACGGCAACCGAGTCACCGTCGTTCGACATCGATCGCGAGACGTTCCGCGACTACGCGGGCGCGAGCGCGGACCGAGAAGACGAACCGGTCGTCGTCCGCACCGTCGCGACCCTCGACGTCGAGACGACGCCGCTGTCCGCCTACGCCGCGCTCACCGGCCGCGCGGACGCGAGCGACCGCGAGCGCGCACCGTACGCCTTCCTGCTCGAGAGCGCGGAGAAGACCGCCTCGAGCGATCCGGACGGCGCCTTCCGACCCAGCGCCGCGGACGCCGAGCGCCACGCGCGGTACTCCTACGTGGGCTACGACCCCGAGGCCGTCGTGACCGTCGAGTCCGGCGACGCCACCGTCGAGGCGCTGTCCGACGACGCGCCGCTCGCGGCGGCCGAGACCGACGGCGACGGGGACGGGGACACCGTCGACGCCCTCCGGGACGCGATGCCCGACGTGCGCCTGGCGAACGTTCCCGACCACGACCGCCAACACCTCGAGGGCGGCCTGGTCGGCTTCCTCGCGTACGACGCGGTCTACGACCTCTGGCTCGAGGAGGTCGGGCTCGAGCGGCCCGACTCCCGGCTCCCGGACGCGCAGTTCGTCCTGACGACGAAGACGCTCACGTTCGACGAGCGCGACGGGACGGTGTCGTTGGTCTTCACGCCGGTGCTCGAGGCCGGCGACGACCCCGACGCGGCCTACGACGCGCTCTGTGAGGAGGCCGCCGCGGTCGCGGCGACGCTGCGCGGGGCTGAGACGCCCGAGACCGGCAGCTTCGTCCGCGAGGACGAGGTCGCGGGGCCGAAAGACGAGTACGAGGAGAGCGTCCGTCGGGCCAAAGAACACGTTCTGGACGGGGACATCTATCAGGGCGTCATCTCCCGGACGCGAGAGCTGTACGGCGACGTCGATCCGCTCGGCTTCTACGAGGCGATGCGGGACGTGAACCCGTCGCCGTACATGTACCTGCTCGACCACGGCGACCTGACCGTCGTCGGGGCCAGCCCGGAGACGCTCATCTCCGTCCGCGGCCGCGAGGTCATGTCCAACCCCATCGCCGGCACCTGCGACCGGGGATCGAGCCCCGTCGAGGACCGCCGGCTCGCCGGCGAGATGCTCGCCGACGGGAAGGAACGCGCCGAGCACACGATGCTGGTCGACCTCGCGCGCAACGACGTGCGCCGCGTCTCCGAACCCGGGTCGGTCCGCGTCGACGAGTTCATGAACGTCCTCAAGTACAGCCACGTCCAGCACATCGAGTCGACCGTGACCGGCCGCCTGGCCGACGACGCGGACGCGTTCGACGCGACCCGCGCGTCGTTCCCCGCCGGGACGCTTTCGGGTGCGCCGAAGATCCGCGCGATGGAGATCATCGACGAACTCGAGGCCGAGCCCCGCGGCCTCTACGGCGGCGGTGTCGGCTACTACTCCTGGACCGGGGACGCGGACTTCGCGATCGTGATTCGGACGGCGACCGTGGAGAACGAGGGCGATTGGGATCGGATCACCGTCCAGGCCGGCGCCGGCCTGGTCGCCGACAGCGATCCGACCGCCGAGTACGAGGAGACCGAGAAGAAGATGGGCGGCGTCCTGGCGGCGCTCGAGGAAATCGAGACGACGGCCGGTGAATCGACCGCGGACGGCGAAACCGAACCGACCCCGGAGGTGAGCCGATGA
- the phoU gene encoding phosphate signaling complex protein PhoU, with product MARQSYQEQLAELREDVLYMSEVVMERLRMGLDALEQKDDELAHEVIEGDGEINRMYLDLEQDCIDLLALQQPVASDLRFIAASFKIITDLERIADLAVNLGEYTIDAEQDLFPDVDVQEMGELTLDMLEDAMMAYDTENTERCRELAARDDELDTFAERASEIVVRDLIERELNSPDEVELLLQDVSRLLLTIRDLERVGDHTVNIAARTLYMVENDEELIY from the coding sequence ATGGCCAGGCAATCGTATCAGGAGCAGCTCGCGGAACTCCGCGAGGACGTGCTCTACATGAGCGAAGTCGTCATGGAGCGCCTTCGCATGGGACTGGACGCCCTCGAGCAGAAAGACGACGAACTCGCCCACGAAGTGATCGAGGGCGACGGTGAGATCAATCGGATGTACCTCGACTTAGAGCAGGACTGCATCGACCTGCTGGCGCTCCAGCAGCCGGTGGCAAGCGACCTTCGCTTTATCGCCGCGTCGTTCAAAATTATCACCGACCTCGAACGGATCGCCGACCTGGCGGTCAATCTCGGCGAGTACACGATCGACGCCGAACAGGACCTGTTCCCCGACGTCGACGTCCAGGAGATGGGCGAACTGACGCTCGACATGCTCGAGGACGCGATGATGGCCTACGACACTGAAAACACCGAGCGCTGCCGGGAGCTGGCCGCTCGCGACGACGAACTCGATACGTTCGCCGAACGTGCCAGTGAGATCGTCGTCCGCGACCTCATCGAGCGTGAACTCAACTCGCCGGACGAGGTCGAACTGCTGTTACAGGACGTTTCGCGGCTTCTGTTGACGATCCGCGACCTCGAACGCGTCGGCGATCACACGGTCAATATCGCTGCGCGGACGCTGTACATGGTCGAAAACGACGAAGAATTGATCTACTAA
- a CDS encoding DUF420 domain-containing protein, translated as MEYVPRERVRLLTGVLSVVSLAVVFAAAGGRIPSSSVPTAPEWLLDAIPHVNVVLSAAAIGTITLGWRAIRRGAIARHRAAMLTSFGLFASFLALYLYRLVATGGPQPFPGPEAVYQFVYLPLLAVHILLAIICIPLVYYALLVAFAHPVGDLARTNHARVGRVAATLWLVSFTLGIVVYALLHVAY; from the coding sequence ATGGAATACGTTCCGCGAGAGCGCGTGCGCCTGCTCACCGGCGTGTTGAGCGTCGTGTCGCTGGCGGTGGTCTTCGCAGCCGCGGGCGGTCGGATCCCCTCCTCGAGCGTCCCGACGGCGCCGGAATGGCTCCTCGACGCGATTCCGCACGTCAACGTCGTGCTCAGCGCGGCCGCGATCGGAACGATCACGCTCGGCTGGCGCGCGATTCGTCGTGGCGCGATCGCCCGCCACCGGGCCGCGATGCTCACGTCGTTCGGACTGTTCGCGAGCTTCCTCGCGCTCTATCTCTATCGCCTGGTCGCGACCGGCGGGCCGCAGCCGTTTCCGGGTCCCGAGGCGGTCTATCAGTTCGTCTACCTGCCGCTGTTAGCGGTCCACATTCTTCTCGCGATCATCTGTATCCCGCTGGTCTACTACGCGCTCCTGGTGGCGTTCGCGCATCCGGTCGGGGACCTGGCCCGGACGAACCACGCCCGCGTGGGTCGGGTCGCGGCGACGCTGTGGCTCGTCTCGTTCACGCTGGGGATCGTGGTTTACGCGTTGCTCCACGTCGCCTACTGA
- the trpG gene encoding anthranilate synthase component II yields the protein MSATATDDEQRTDGDAEPLTVLFVDNYDSFTYNLVEYVSQLDGTETEILKNTASLEAVRAVDPDAIIISPGPGHPKNDRDVGVTTDVLQEVTPAVPTLGVCLGLEAAVYEYGGTVGRAPDPIHGKASAVDHDGEGVFAGLDQGFRAGRYHSLVATEVPDCLEVSATADHDDETLVMGVRHREYPLECVQFHPESVLTAAGHDVIENFLSGV from the coding sequence ATGAGCGCGACTGCGACGGACGACGAGCAGCGGACGGACGGCGACGCGGAGCCGCTGACCGTCCTGTTCGTCGACAACTACGACTCCTTTACGTACAACCTCGTAGAGTACGTGAGTCAGTTAGACGGCACCGAGACCGAGATCCTGAAGAATACCGCCTCGCTCGAAGCGGTCCGGGCGGTCGACCCCGACGCGATCATCATCAGCCCCGGCCCCGGTCATCCGAAGAACGACCGGGACGTCGGGGTCACGACGGACGTCCTCCAAGAAGTCACGCCCGCGGTCCCGACGCTGGGCGTCTGCCTCGGCCTCGAGGCCGCCGTCTACGAGTACGGCGGGACCGTCGGCCGTGCGCCCGACCCGATCCACGGGAAGGCGTCCGCTGTCGACCACGACGGCGAGGGCGTCTTCGCCGGCCTCGATCAGGGATTCCGGGCGGGTCGGTACCACTCCCTCGTCGCAACCGAGGTCCCCGACTGTCTCGAGGTCTCGGCGACGGCCGACCACGACGACGAGACGCTCGTGATGGGCGTCCGTCACCGCGAATACCCCCTCGAGTGCGTCCAGTTCCATCCCGAAAGCGTGCTCACGGCCGCGGGTCACGACGTGATCGAGAACTTCCTCTCTGGCGTCTAA
- a CDS encoding cupredoxin domain-containing protein: MVQLTGVAASTAFVAGCGGGGGGDGGDGGDGGGGGGDGVEIEPGTEIDFSGQTSHWEGLAPSEIEGEQNPTLILQEGEDYTIGWSEGDDSDHNLEIRDDSDQVIDDLTTGDPVSNPDEAENNPFDFTASSEMATYRCEPHPNMEGEIQVEGGGGGGGEEGGNESEGGNESEGGNESEGDNESNESGGGNESEGGNESSE, translated from the coding sequence ATGGTCCAGTTGACAGGCGTCGCAGCGTCGACGGCGTTCGTCGCCGGCTGTGGTGGCGGTGGCGGCGGTGACGGCGGCGACGGTGGCGACGGCGGTGGCGGTGGCGGTGACGGCGTCGAGATCGAGCCCGGAACGGAGATCGACTTCAGCGGCCAGACCAGCCACTGGGAAGGCCTCGCCCCCTCCGAGATCGAGGGCGAGCAGAATCCGACGCTCATCCTCCAAGAGGGTGAGGACTACACGATCGGTTGGTCGGAAGGCGACGACTCCGACCACAACCTGGAAATCCGCGACGACAGCGACCAGGTCATCGACGACCTCACGACCGGCGATCCCGTCTCGAACCCCGACGAGGCCGAGAACAACCCCTTCGACTTCACGGCCAGCAGCGAGATGGCGACCTACCGTTGTGAGCCGCACCCGAACATGGAGGGCGAGATTCAGGTCGAAGGCGGCGGCGGCGGTGGCGGAGAAGAGGGTGGCAACGAGAGCGAAGGTGGCAACGAAAGTGAAGGCGGCAACGAAAGCGAAGGCGACAACGAAAGCAACGAGAGCGGAGGCGGTAACGAGAGCGAAGGCGGTAACGAAAGCAGCGAGTAA
- a CDS encoding adenosylcobalamin-dependent ribonucleoside-diphosphate reductase, with product MSDADLSAEELTLPIKRTEGDTLEERLTGNAYQNILPARYLRKDADGELVEEQEDLFERVGENIALAEAVFEARKRDVEITVTPDQLKPDHPRRDELAEEVFGAGTTADDDDETTLSIYNVNKFAYETVVPELPDEIRDHVEDVADEFQGMMENLDFMPNSPTLMNAGDELQQLSACFVDSPEDDIDDIHQTAKEAAQVFQSGGGMGYAFWRLRPYGDAVGSTGGIASGPITFMRTYDQMCETIAQGGARRGAQMGVMRVSHPDVIQFIHAKNKDVSLAETLRLNDPDDYTHTSFQDALAEARELIDDEGRVPKHLRNAVEGHLSNFNISVGITDGFMEALQNDEEFTFTNPRTGEPHIATEETKELYEMFGLGEHVEVGEELSIPAEELWDDIVEGAHENGEPGVIYLERVNKQHSFDVEKHPDHRILATNPCGEQPLEEYEACNLGHINLSTLADLEAPDWRVWYDEHGDEYDSLEDAVDAFIEDAVDFEEFDRRIEMGTRFLENVVTMSDFPVEKIEQKVREMRKIGLGIMGLAQLYIQLGMEYGSEASNEVARQLMTHINHTSKWTSHELAEERGSFDEWDKSKYANPTEYREWFEHQTGLDADDWEDGFPIRNHNTTTIAPTGTTSMVGNTTGGCEPIYNVAYYKNVSDDVQGDEMLVEFDDYFLRTLEANDIDVDAVKEEAQEQMATNQFNGVEGLSTVPDAIGELFVTTGDLSAKEHAGVQVACQAGVDSAISKTVNAPNDSTLEDAKDVFEYIYEHGGKGVTYYRDGTRSKQVLTTRAKNTDFADETEAAEALVEQIDDIFGGLEAFLESEDVQDVLASDVDPLAGDDADHEPIEIDFTEKRERPDALQGVSQRIDTGYGKVYVTINEDPETGQPFELFANIGHSGGFTNSFTEALAKVISTSLRSGVDPEEIVDELCGTRSPKVAWDKGEQIQSIPDAIGTAMRRYLEDEIDKPYPRQQTLEESADTEATYDGPKTDGGAAAQSGSDADSDATQDLIDAGESPECPDCGSLSLYFSEGCKTCESCGWSEC from the coding sequence ATGAGCGACGCCGACCTCTCGGCCGAGGAGTTGACCCTCCCGATCAAGCGTACCGAGGGCGACACCCTCGAGGAGCGCCTGACCGGTAACGCCTACCAGAACATCCTCCCCGCCCGCTACCTCCGCAAGGACGCCGACGGCGAACTCGTCGAGGAGCAGGAGGACCTCTTCGAGCGCGTCGGCGAGAACATCGCGCTGGCCGAAGCCGTCTTCGAGGCGCGAAAGCGGGACGTCGAGATCACGGTCACGCCCGACCAGCTCAAGCCCGACCACCCGCGGCGCGACGAGCTCGCCGAGGAAGTGTTCGGCGCCGGCACGACCGCGGACGACGACGACGAGACTACGCTGTCTATCTACAACGTCAACAAGTTTGCCTACGAGACTGTCGTCCCCGAACTCCCCGACGAGATCCGCGACCACGTCGAGGACGTCGCCGACGAGTTCCAGGGCATGATGGAGAACCTCGACTTCATGCCGAACTCGCCGACCCTGATGAACGCCGGTGACGAGCTCCAGCAGCTCTCGGCGTGTTTCGTCGACTCCCCCGAGGACGACATCGACGACATCCACCAGACCGCCAAGGAGGCCGCGCAGGTCTTCCAGAGCGGCGGCGGCATGGGCTACGCCTTCTGGCGTCTGCGCCCCTACGGGGACGCGGTCGGCTCGACCGGCGGCATCGCGTCGGGGCCGATCACGTTCATGCGCACGTACGACCAGATGTGCGAGACGATCGCCCAGGGCGGCGCCCGCCGCGGCGCGCAGATGGGCGTCATGCGCGTCTCCCACCCGGACGTCATCCAGTTCATCCACGCCAAGAACAAGGACGTCTCGCTGGCCGAAACGCTGCGCCTGAACGACCCCGACGACTACACGCACACCTCCTTCCAGGACGCCTTAGCGGAGGCCCGCGAACTCATCGACGACGAAGGGCGGGTCCCCAAGCACCTCCGAAACGCCGTCGAGGGCCACCTCTCGAATTTCAACATCTCCGTCGGCATCACCGACGGCTTCATGGAGGCGCTGCAGAACGACGAGGAGTTCACGTTCACCAACCCCCGAACCGGTGAGCCCCACATCGCGACCGAAGAGACGAAGGAACTCTACGAGATGTTCGGCCTCGGCGAGCACGTCGAGGTCGGCGAGGAGCTGTCGATTCCGGCCGAGGAGCTCTGGGACGACATCGTCGAGGGCGCCCACGAGAACGGCGAACCCGGCGTTATCTACCTCGAGCGCGTCAACAAGCAACACTCCTTCGACGTCGAGAAACATCCCGACCACCGCATCCTCGCGACGAACCCCTGCGGCGAGCAGCCCCTAGAGGAGTACGAGGCCTGTAACCTCGGGCACATCAACCTCTCGACGCTCGCGGACCTCGAGGCGCCCGACTGGCGCGTCTGGTACGACGAGCACGGCGACGAGTACGACTCGCTCGAGGACGCCGTCGACGCCTTCATCGAGGACGCCGTCGACTTCGAGGAGTTCGACCGCCGCATCGAGATGGGCACGCGGTTCCTCGAGAACGTCGTCACGATGTCGGACTTTCCGGTCGAAAAGATCGAGCAGAAGGTCCGGGAGATGCGCAAGATCGGGCTCGGCATCATGGGCCTGGCGCAGCTGTACATCCAGCTCGGCATGGAGTACGGCAGCGAGGCCTCCAACGAGGTCGCGCGCCAGCTGATGACCCACATCAACCACACCTCGAAGTGGACGTCCCACGAACTCGCCGAGGAGCGCGGAAGCTTCGACGAGTGGGACAAGTCCAAGTACGCGAACCCGACCGAGTACCGCGAGTGGTTCGAACACCAGACCGGCCTCGACGCCGACGACTGGGAAGATGGATTCCCGATCCGGAACCACAACACGACGACCATCGCGCCGACCGGCACGACCTCGATGGTCGGCAACACCACCGGCGGCTGCGAACCGATCTACAACGTCGCCTACTACAAGAACGTCTCCGACGACGTTCAGGGCGACGAAATGCTCGTCGAGTTCGACGACTACTTCCTGCGCACCCTCGAGGCCAACGACATCGACGTCGACGCGGTCAAGGAGGAGGCCCAGGAGCAGATGGCAACCAACCAGTTCAACGGCGTCGAGGGTCTCTCGACGGTTCCCGACGCGATCGGCGAACTGTTCGTCACGACCGGCGATCTCTCGGCGAAAGAGCACGCCGGCGTGCAGGTCGCCTGCCAGGCGGGCGTCGACTCCGCCATCTCGAAGACCGTCAACGCGCCCAACGACTCCACGCTCGAGGACGCCAAGGACGTGTTCGAGTACATCTACGAGCACGGCGGCAAGGGCGTCACCTACTACCGCGACGGCACCCGTAGCAAGCAGGTGCTGACGACCCGCGCGAAGAACACCGACTTCGCCGACGAAACCGAAGCCGCCGAGGCGCTCGTCGAGCAGATCGACGACATCTTCGGCGGGCTCGAGGCGTTCCTCGAGAGCGAGGACGTCCAGGACGTCCTCGCGTCGGACGTCGACCCGCTGGCCGGCGACGACGCCGACCACGAGCCGATCGAGATCGACTTCACCGAAAAGCGCGAACGACCCGACGCTCTTCAGGGCGTCAGCCAGCGCATCGACACCGGCTACGGGAAGGTCTACGTGACGATCAACGAGGACCCCGAGACCGGCCAGCCGTTCGAGCTGTTCGCCAACATCGGCCACTCCGGCGGCTTCACGAACTCCTTCACCGAGGCGCTGGCGAAGGTTATCTCGACATCGTTGCGTTCGGGCGTCGATCCCGAGGAGATCGTCGACGAACTCTGTGGCACCCGGAGTCCGAAGGTGGCCTGGGACAAGGGCGAACAGATTCAGTCCATCCCGGACGCCATCGGCACGGCGATGCGACGCTACCTCGAAGACGAGATCGACAAGCCGTACCCGCGCCAGCAGACCTTAGAGGAGTCGGCCGACACGGAGGCCACCTACGACGGGCCTAAGACCGACGGCGGTGCGGCCGCCCAGAGCGGGTCCGACGCCGACAGCGACGCGACCCAGGACCTCATCGACGCCGGCGAATCGCCGGAGTGTCCCGACTGCGGCTCGCTGTCGCTGTACTTCTCCGAAGGCTGCAAGACCTGCGAGTCCTGTGGCTGGAGCGAGTGCTAA